One Polynucleobacter sp. SHI8 genomic window, CCAAGTCCACCGGCTTCTTTGAAGGCGATATATAACTCATGTTTTTGGAGGTCTGTTAATCGATACCTACCTGGATGGGCAATAATTGCTACTCCACCAGAAGCTTTAATCCAATCAACCGACTCTTTGAGACTTGCCCAGACATGACCAATATAGCCAGGCTTACCTTCAATCAGGTAATTTTTGAATACATCATCGGTTGAGCGACAAACATTTTTTTCAACTAAATACCTTGCAAAATGTGTACGCGATAATAATTCTGGATTACCTGCATAGGTCAATGCACCTTCATAAGCGCCTTCAATTCCAACAGCTGCTAATTGCCGAGCAATTTCTTTACCTCTAGCGGTTCGTCCATCTCGTGTTTTACGCAATCCTTCAACCAATACAGAATGATCTGGATCAAGCCCAATGCCAACAATATGAATCGTTTGCCCCATCCAACTCACAGAGATTTCGACTCCAGAGGTATATTTCATCCCCAATTTATTCGCTGCTTCTCTAGCACGATGCTGACCGCCGATGACATCATGATCGGTGAGTGACCAAAGTTGTACACCATTTTGATGAGCACGCATCGCTAAATCCTCAGGTGTGAGGGTGCCATCAGATACCACTGAATGACAATGCAAATCGGCGTTAATAGAATTCATTACCCTATTCTACCGTTTTCACACAGGAATTTCGATAAAAATAGCATTTCAATGTATCAATGGGGAAAACATGCCATTTAGGTTAAGGACGTATCCACTACTCTTCTTGGCGCATGTAAATACTCTTTGGATTGCATTTCGATAATACGTGAAACTGTTCGGTGAAACTCGCCTGACATTTGACCTTCTGTGTAAAGTAAATCCGGTGCAACTTCTGCCGTGATAATTAACTTAATTTTGTGGTCATAAAAGACGTCAATTAACCAGGTAAAGCGCCTTGCTTCACTGGACATTCTTGGTGACATTTTAGGCACTCCAGTCAAAATGACTGTATGAAAGGTCGACGCAATTTCTAAATAATCATTTTGCGAACGTGGTCCAACACATAATTCTTGAAAATTAAACCAAGCAATTCCTCCAGCTCGACGCAAACACCTGATCGTTCGGTTTTCAATCATCAACTCAATCGGCTCATCTTCATGTGCACCAGCAAGTTTTACATAGACAGATTCCACTTCTTGCTCAACTGTCGGACCTAGCGGGGCAATATATGCCCTTACTTGATCCATCACCACTTGCCGATAATCAACCCCAGCATCGATATTCATCACATCGAGTTTTTCTTCTAATAAACGAATGGCGGGTAAAACTCGATCGCGATGTAATCCATCCGGATACAGTAGATCGGGTCGATAATTAGATGTCATGATAAATTGCACTTTATTCTTGAATAAAGCATCTAAAAGACGATACAAAATCATTGCATCCGCAACATCACTGACATGAAACTCATCAAAACAGATCAACTCATAACGCTGACCTATTT contains:
- a CDS encoding 3',5'-nucleoside bisphosphate phosphatase; translation: MNSINADLHCHSVVSDGTLTPEDLAMRAHQNGVQLWSLTDHDVIGGQHRAREAANKLGMKYTSGVEISVSWMGQTIHIVGIGLDPDHSVLVEGLRKTRDGRTARGKEIARQLAAVGIEGAYEGALTYAGNPELLSRTHFARYLVEKNVCRSTDDVFKNYLIEGKPGYIGHVWASLKESVDWIKASGGVAIIAHPGRYRLTDLQKHELYIAFKEAGGLGIEVITGSHTPRQYEEYAKIALQYGFYASRGSDFHDPAESHIDLGKLPHLPLSLQPVWSLL
- the zapE gene encoding cell division protein ZapE, which encodes MRVTELYQASLEKKGYQSDAAQQAAIQRLQLCQDEWEQRPAKSGGFFTKLLGSSSSTVPKGVYFWGGVGRGKSFIMDCFYEAINIEKKTRLHFHEFMREVHRELQDLRGQADPLDELGKKIGQRYELICFDEFHVSDVADAMILYRLLDALFKNKVQFIMTSNYRPDLLYPDGLHRDRVLPAIRLLEEKLDVMNIDAGVDYRQVVMDQVRAYIAPLGPTVEQEVESVYVKLAGAHEDEPIELMIENRTIRCLRRAGGIAWFNFQELCVGPRSQNDYLEIASTFHTVILTGVPKMSPRMSSEARRFTWLIDVFYDHKIKLIITAEVAPDLLYTEGQMSGEFHRTVSRIIEMQSKEYLHAPRRVVDTSLT